A region of Catharus ustulatus isolate bCatUst1 chromosome 9, bCatUst1.pri.v2, whole genome shotgun sequence DNA encodes the following proteins:
- the SHISAL2A gene encoding protein shisa-like-2A, which yields MSTECSSYLNADKVLVSGFSCPRAGGDARAVFCCGFQDVKYCCDDPHSFFPYEHSYMWWLSVGALVGLSIAAVVLFAFIITVCVLCYLFISTKPRSKLDTGLSLQTADSEARGSSIC from the exons ATGAGCACCGAGTGCAGCAGTTACCTCAACGCCGACAAGGTGCTGGTGAGCGGGTTCAGCTGCCCGCGGGCGGGCGGCGACGCCCGAGCCGTGTTCTGCTGCGGCTTCCAGGACGTCAAGTACTGCTGCGATGACCCCCACAGCTTCTTCCCCTACGAGCACAGCTACATGTGGTGGCTCAG tGTTGGAGCACTCGTGGGCCTGTCAATAGCAGCAGTGGTCCTCTTTGCTTTCATCATCACTGTGTGTGTTCTCTGTTATTTGTTTATCAGCACCAAACCACGCAGCAAACTGGATACTGGCTTGAGCTTACAGACAGCAG ACAGTGAGGCCAGAGGGAGTTCGATATGTTAG